Genomic segment of Candoia aspera isolate rCanAsp1 chromosome 2, rCanAsp1.hap2, whole genome shotgun sequence:
TGCCTCCGGTTGAGAATTCGTATTAACTGAGTTTGAGTTGCTCTATTACATCATTTCTCAAGAACTGCAAGACGTTCCAGTTAACCACCGAAATAGACATTCTGTGACCAGGTTGTAAGCTAGCTCTGGATCTATGAACCTGAACCTGGGTACTTCGTGACCAAAGGATGCCCTTCAGTTGCACACGTATTTTCATCATGATTTCTAGCTTctgaaaatactgttttctgcAAAACAGCTAATTTAGCCTAATGGTACCTATAGTAAAACGAATGCCCTGGGATGTATTTGATTTTGCATTTCAGGGATAGGCCACCTTGTCAGGCTAGTGGATTCATCTGCACTTTCAAAAGCATTGTGGGTGACTTCATGGAATGACTGCCCTGGGTAGCAGCTTCCTAGTTCCAAAATGGCTATCGTGTTGAGGTAGCCAGTCACAGGACCCCTACTTGCTTCCCACTACACACTCCAGCTTCAGGATGCTCCCTGCCATCCCAATAAATTTATGGCAGGTTGTTTTTTGTAACGGGCAGGTAAGGGCTTATCTTTTCTTAGGGCACACTGGCATACTTCTTAACGAAGCACCTAACTATCGTAATTTTCATTTTCGAAGAATACCTATGTAGCTTATCTGGAGCTTAGGGTATGTTAGAATCTGCAGCATGCCAGGTTTCTACTGTATTTCAGtttcaatgatgatgatgatgatgatgatgatagaatcTGGCGGACACTAAATCCACTGGGAACTCACATCCTCTGACACTCACTGCGTTCCCtagaaattattttcattaattttacaGCATTATTTTGTGTACCGCAGGAGGAGCCTTTAGTTCCGTAGGACCCatagacatacagtacatgcaaatAAATCCCTGTTGCTACTCATTTATTTTCTGGCCATTAATCAATTGTCTCCAATATTAAAAGGTTCTGAGATTAGAGGCAAATTTTCCCTTCTTAGGAACTACCTCTTCAAAATATACCCTTGAAGGATACGGGTGGTACCATTTTAAAGAAAGCACTGAATGTTTACATAATAGAATAGCTTTCTgcagtttaaaaagaaataattgcatGTCCTATCCCTCTCAAAAAATCCACACACTTTCCAGAAATGTGACTGAAAACAATAAACTTTAAATCCTTACTTCACACGTATAGCTTTTCCAAGGCTTCCGAATTCATATACTACAGTGGTAGCATTATAAAGAAATGCATGTACTCTCAATGAGATCTATAATCAAAGACAGATGTTACTACACtgaactttgatttttttaaaaaaagagtgtaCTTCAATCATGCAATTTTGATAGGCACCAGTTTAGAAAAAGTGTtaggtattgttttgttttatctttttgcTGTTAAACCTGGAACAAATTACTTAGACGTTACTTCAGGATCTCCATAGGTTTCATTAGAATTTATATACTACTTGGCATTGCACTTTAGCTTGCTGAAAAATTCTGACCTTTACTTGTGATATTTTTAGTGCACATAGTCCTAAATTTTCAGTGAAAaataacagacagacagacagcagtaTTCTGTTATATTGTTCTGGGGAGAGTGAGGAAAAACAAATAAGTTACGAATCTAGCAGATGCCACAATACCCTTGCCGGTAGTTTTGAAGTTTAGTCGTATTTCAGATGAACAAAAAGATACTCATATTAGCTTCCCTTTCTgataaaggaaaaattaaaatcttGCCATTTTCTCACTAGAATTCTATTTAGAAATTAACGGAAGACGTTACAATgccacacacatatatgcacgcTCAATTTTCTTTGCATTATGTTCACATTTGCATTATCTTGGCTGTCCTTCAAAAAATAGTTCTGCTCTAGCTTTCAAAATGTTCCTTTAACCCCTTGCAGAAATGTTTGCCTCCTTTAAACGCAAATCCTATTTGAAGAGCCAGATCATGTGAGGTAAGAAGATGTTGAGACCACAGCAAGTCTAACTCACTCCAGATGTTAGGCCAGTGTTAAATTCATAAAACAGCATTTAAAAGAACTGGACGAAGCTTGATGACAACCCTCATGGGACTGTCattggaaagcaaagaagataCTAGTAAGTATCTGTTTCTATTAGTGTATATTAATTCTATGAGAACTTGGGATATTGCTCATCTCATGGTTTAAATATTAAACAATTATAATTGCCTATTTATGCAGTGATCCCAAATTCTCCTTCTTTACTGACAGGTCAGCTGATCTTGCTTACGTTCCTTGATCATTAGTTCTACCTTAGTGCTTCCAGCTTCCCGGGCAGCAAGATCCTGGTCGATCAGCCCAAGGTGGTGCAAATTGAGAAGAGAATCAGCAATAATCCGTGCAGTCCTCTTCTGATAGCCCCCAGATGTCACCATCAGGATAGGGATTCTGTGTTTTCGAGCTGCTCTGAACACAATTTCGTCTCTTTCAATAATGCCCTGAGAATTTGCAACAGCAAAAGTTGAAATAGCAAATGCTGGATATCTTAATAGTTTATGAACTACACAGGTCATAGGTTTACAATACTGCATGCACTTTACACCAAGCTTTTTGTGAGTTATATACTGCAGTAGTCACTGTGACCACTTGTGATCCATTTACCATCAAAAAAATTGGGTGCTGATCAAAAGTCAACCAAGGAAATAGTTGAGAATGAATTCTTGAATTGCTGCATTTGGTGCCTCAAAATAAGTCCTTCCAGCATCTACATGGGATGCCTTATTACCACAATAAGGATGGATCACATCAGATGCCAGATCCAAATGTTGCGCGTGATGTTTTTGATTCTCTCTGCATAAAACAGATAGGATCTCACTAAACATCTTTTTCGAAGACCCcatgaaaaaaatgttcttctCCCTTACCAATTTTTGTTTgagggaggtttttttttccttttcagattaCATACAAGGGAACTCAACTGTACTTTATAggtactgcattaaaaaaaaataatgtacaacATTATTTACATCTAAGAGCTGGGAAAAAGAGCAGAATCAGGAATCGGGGGAAAGAGATGAAATCTGCCCTTGTCTCTGTTCTGACAAATGCAAACAGCAGCCTCCTTTAAGGCCAGACCATGGTTTCTAGAATACAAGCAGTCCCAGTTTTACTGCCCTAAAGGCCATATCACTGTAAGTCAGCCACAGAATGTCAATTTTAACTGGCAAAATTTGGGGCCTTCAGACTGTAGAAGGAAGGCTGAAAATAAGGGTGCTCGGCTCAGTGCATCCCTTTTCCAATAATCTTCCCAGTAACCCAGCTTTTCAGCCCATTGCCCTCTGTGACGTCCCTGTATCACACCATACTCCCAGCAACCCtccaaagccaaaacaaaacgATAGACCTGACCATCAATCAGTCATCTGTACATTTTTCCATTTATACCAACCAAGTTTCCAGACagcaaaaggaacagaaattCTCTATGCGTCTGATATAACTGCTTTCCAGTTTGCAATGGTGTTTCCGGACAAAGTTTTCATCATGAATTGTCCTGTCCTACTTACAGAATCTTATGAGGGTTCCAGACACCAACCTCCTAGTTTTTTACGCCAATTTTCTACTACTGATACTGTTTGCTTTTTCCCTCCTCCCATAAAATATCCATTAAAGGAAAAAGTCTGAATAGCTGCACAAAGTATTGATCGATAATAAATGCTAGCAGGGGACTTCCGGGGGTGGTATGGTGAAGACGGCTCTGTGAAAGCGGAGCCGATGACCACGGCAAAGACCAAttaactggtgagtagaccggttctttggaacctctctggataaggagaagacaggagatcgcccacatgtgctccggacagctgctcctggtgaggagactgcaggacagcaggtttgagctccaggagatgacgggatcagccatcttgctcacaaccatggcagagacttttaaaggacactgagttcacaaacctcactttctaaccactttcgggcacagctgctttaaagagttgcagacagtgTACCTTCTCACTTCCACATGCtctaaataatatttttggaaTTAAATCAGAGCACTACACAGCCCCAGAAAATAACTGAGGGGGCGTGTAGTACATAGCACGAGATCAAAACATACCGCAGTTGAAAgtagaaacaaagaaaaggaactaTAAAAAATGAGATTAACTCAGAAGATAAAATAGGGCTGTGGAAGGATATCAGAATAAATAACGAGCTGGTTGCCATAGCTTGGACATGGACACGCTACAGTATCCTACTGTACTTCAGGGAAACAAATGCTTTGTGCTCTACAAACCTCAGGTGAAATAGCTAAGCCTCCCAGAGGATCACCATCCAAAATATCAGTTccagcattaaaaataattatgtctgGTCTCATTTCATTCAGTGCACCTTCCACGTGAGTTTTTACTTTCTGAAGGTATTCAGGGTCTTCTGTGCCCCATTCCAATTCAACTTTCCGCTTTATGGCACctaataataaatacaaagttTATACAGTAccaaaaggaaaggggagggTGGGGAACAAGGATAGAAAAATCAGCTTTTGATATTTAGGATACAATTCTATTCAGATTTAGCTAGGAGGAAACTGTTTTTAAATGATGTAAAGAGCCCTCTTTGAACCTTACAGGTAAACATTAATGGTTTATTCTGTGCatagggttttgttttatttggctTTATTCAAGTATATTCTAGTATAGGTTTTTGAACATTTATAGTGCAATCCTACAGAATTTACTTAGAAATAAGCCCCACAGATCGCAATGAACTTTACTGGCACATATAGGCTTGCAGCCTTAAATTATAATGCTGCCTTTCAATCCTCAGGGACTATTAAATTCCAAGTGTAATAATTCCATGATAAATTAGtttgtaccaatagaagagaatctctgtagctcagggttgaactgtggagtccttggtactctctgagtttggttgttggcctgcagatgtttctcaatgaagaaaatgtctgcaaacaaccaagtgcagagagcaccaaggtctccacaaATTAGATTGTACTAATGAGATcatattaatttcaaaaatacCCTCTACTTACGTTTAGCAAGCCCATCTCCTGGATAAATATACCTGTTGTAAACATCCATAATATATACTCTTCTGTCTTCCAAGAAATCTCTTTCATGTCCATTCCCCTAcaagttaaaacaataaaaaacagttaATTAAGCCAAATTGTTTCCTCTTtggttcttttttaatatatgggTTAAAACAACTTGCAGGGCAGTTTAGTGTGATCTAACGGAATGTGTGTGGGAATGTTATTGATATCAAGAGCTATATTAGCTACAGTAAGGAGCTGCTACAGGATTCCTCTGAACTCCAGAACGCTAATAATTTTGAATTATTGGGCAATACTAGTTCAGCTCCTATATGCAGGCATGTAGGCACATATAGCTCTCTTCCCAACTATGTATCTGGCAGGGCACAGGGAAATGCTGTGTATCCATCTTGGATTTCTTCTTCCCGCTCCTTAAGACACCTCTGTAAGACCATTTTTACTCACTGTCTATGCAATTTTTAAATTCCCTGGAAATGACAAttaattacaggtggtcctcacttaatgctcattcagcaactgctcgAACTTGCGACCATGGAGTtccagctgtcgcagcatcctgcagacaCGTGGTCACCATCCATGGCCTTCTTTGCTGgcctctgacaagcaaagtcaatggggaagctggcaggaggtcacaaagaCCAACTACATGATGCCCTCTCTTACTGAccagcagtgatttgcttaacaatggcaaccgggaGTGCCGGAATTGCCGTCACTAAGgggcgtggtcatgtgacatcgcactttacgAACACATTGTTTAGCgacagcaattctggtcccaattaccgtagttaaccgaggactaccagtattgcATTAAAAGTTGCTTGTTaagttctgctttttaaaaataccctgAAAAAAACTTCCAGTTGAGCAATCAATTTTCTTTATGGTAGTATGTCTCAGAACATTTTAATTTCATCACTCACCTGATGTGCATCCAAGTCTATAATAGTTGCCCTAGAAACTCCTTCTACTCTTTCAAATAAAAACTGGAAAAtatagcaaaagaaataaaaaagaaattggagaaaagataagaagtttcaaaattaaaacatccattttGCCCAAGCTATCCACTCTTTAAAGAATTACGGCATATGAGGCATATATAATGGGCTATTTATTTTAACATCAAAATATAGAAAATCCATTTGAAAACACTTTCCATCATTTCAAACAGCTTGTGCTGAAATTTACTTCTTTTCAGCCACAAAACACACCCACAGGAAGAAAACAACATCCCAGTCATCCAGTCAAGAGCCtagttcacacaacctgctgagCCCTAATGGGACTTGTTGACTAGCTTAGCTTGATGTGTTAACCTTTCAATTATGGTTTGGAAATCATAGTTCCTTTCTTTGCACATAATACGCTAAGTCCCAAGCACTCCAAATATATGAACAATGTTTTGTGTAAACTCTGTAAATATATGTGTTTCTTCTCATCGATTTATCCAATTCCCAATTCTTTAtaggaaacaaaagagaaaaaggtgtGACCGTAAGCGGAGCCAGGTTTGATCATGTGCACTGCCTCAATCATCCCTCCTGAGCTATGTTGGCTTCTCTGTGTACAGCACAGGTTTGCTGGATTctgtgctggatttgggagggcagctTTCATGTTGCTATCTCTGGCTCCTTCAGAGCCACTTACTAACGAAATCATTCAGTCTTAATCATAAGCACACTCAAAAACTCAACTAACATTGCACCAAACCAAAATTGGTTTCAACTACATTTGTTGATAAAGTTATAATGGCCTAGTTCATACATACTGTTAAACCAGAAACAGGTtacagactacaggtagtccttgcttaatgaccattggtTTAGTGACCAGCCAGAGTTACAACAacgctgaaaaaccaacttacaactgttccttgcacttacaactgttgcagaatccctgcagtcacataatcgcaattcaggcgcttggcaattgTTGCACATTtataatggttgcagcatcccacggtcatgtgattgccattttttaccttcccagccagcttctgataagcaaaatcaatagtgaaccacatgatttgcttaattaccATGTGATTTCCTTAACAgctagtgattcacttaacaaccacagtgattcacttaacaattgctgcaaaaatggtcataaaatcagatccagattcacttaacaactgcatcacttggCGACctaattccagtcccaattgtggtcgttaagcaaggactacctgtataattatTGGGTTCACAGttatgctaaaccaaaacaaGCCATGATTTGAGAACAGTCAAATAATTATCTGATAAATGTTGCAGAcagaaatcaaatatataaaaactaaTTTAATCCTTGGGGGAAAGGTACATCCTAAGAGGAGGATCATCTTATTTCCTGATCCCTCTGGGAGGAGGAAACTGATTCCATACTCCATTTTCATTATCTGAACTACTAAGAACAAGATCACTTATTGGTTTCTCAGATATAAGATAAATGTAATTTTGCAGTTTCTACAAAGAATCAAGATTTGTGTTTACCTTTATAGCCAATGAGATATCAGCATATGCGCAGAAGCCTCCACCCTTATCACCTGAACAGTGATGGAAGCCGCCACCTCGAAAAAGAAGTAGCAAATTTGAAGATAATTAAAATGCCAAgcattgcaggaaaaaaaggattcTTAGCTGTGTTCCATTAGCTAAATCACACTTTGGAGATAAGATACAAGACCTAAAGTGTTGTACCAGGGTCTTCCCAGAAAAGGTGGGTTTTGTGAAGATATTTGAAGGAAAATATCCAAAGTTTTTTCTAtctataaagaaaactaaaaaaggtgGTAAAAGAGCAATGGAGCTATGAGAGCAGAAATGACAAAAATAATGCTGGCTTCTTTCCACTGACTATGTGGCTAAGGTGGGGCTTCAGAAGCTTCTCAGTTCTGCTCCAAAAGAGGTGCTGCAAAGATAGTTTTACACCAGTAAAACTTTTTCAAACTAGAcagcattaagatgtgtggacttcccagctggggaattccgggagttgaagtccccaccatcttaaagttgcccaatttaaaaaacactgctttacaccATTTCCTCTCAAGAAGCAGAACAGACAGCTTTCTGTTGATGGAACTCCTGCCTCATCCTGCCTTTCAGCTCCTTCCACTTCCCTCCAGTAGCCACGGGGCAGTTTGCCTGGCCGCCATCCCCTCCCCATCCTCTCCCGCCAGctggcatttcttcttttttccccccattactCTAAAAAGGAAACACAATAAGGAAAACCAAGGCACTGGCTGCCTGGCTGCTCTTGGTTacgttctgttctgttctggagggagggagggagggagcgctGGCTGTTGCCACAGCAGGAGAAAGCCCAGCACTGGCTGTGCTAAACTGCTAAGGAGGACATCCAGTGCCATGGAAATGCTCTCCAAATACCAGAGCCAAAAGACAAAAGAGGGAGGATGCACTGAAGAAAAACAGGACACATGGCAAATAGGAAGCTTCTGAAGAGACTGAAAGAAGATCACCCCGCAGGAAGAGTGAGGAGGGATTTGGCAGCAGGATACCAACTGactagttcagggtttctcacaaccagggttccgtggagccctagggttccacgagaggtcactaggggttccctgggagatcacaatttatttaaaaaattacttcaaatttggacaacttcacattaaagaagttagtttcatgctttattttcagtttaagaacactgttaatgcatataaacaggcctacccatgaaacaataattttgtaaattctggcctatatttgagcctgaacgtgcaggggttccctgaaaaaaatttcaagggttcctccgggatcaaaaggttgagaaaggctgggctaggaGGAGTAGCAAACCAGAGATTCTAGATGGCTGTAAGCAGGCAGGAGACAATGAGGTTGTGGTCTACAATTGGTGAAAAAGGAAGTAAATCTATTCCTACTTACCGATATTAATTGCCCACCCTCGCTCAATGGCCAGTTTCCCTGCCTtaagataaagagaaaaaaaaagggattgGCTTGCGAAAAGTAGctcaccaaggattccacaaacGTCTCAGTTCTGTTGTGAAATTAAACCCTTGCTACTTACTCAACCTCACAAGGGGTTTTGGACTTCAAAGTGAAACTTCCATTAGCCTGCTTTTTTTAGAAGTTGAGAGATTTTTAATTGATTCAATGGGCACCTTAAGATTTTACAAGATTTAAGGTGCCATTTCATTCCTTAAAACCGTCCCAAACTCCCCAAACTATTAAAAAGGGTGCAATATTTTTGGACCGCCCCCTCTGGGGGAAGCTCTGAGGGCCATAAAAGGTGTTCTTTTCGCACTTCTTTGATACCTTAATTTTAAGTCTAATCCTGTATGTGCAcgcctttgagtcagcattgactcctggcgactgcctggaaaaagtgcctgcagttttcttggcaaggtttttggaagtggttggcccttgccttcttcttccttgggctgagagagggggactggctcaaggtcacccagctggcttcgtacctaaggcgggactagaactcccagtcccccagtttctagcctggtgccttcaccactacaccaaactggttctttaaTCCAAGCCTAATCCTATGGACATTTAAACAGTCTCCTCAAGATGAACTAAACACTTCATGATTTATGGCTATGTccatgcagttatcttggcaaggttACCAAAATGGTGTTTCTATCTTATTTAGAACTAGATAGCAATTTGGACTCTCACAACGTCAAAGCTGCAAAATCTATTAGAGAAACACTCCCAGACAAAATGACAAATTTAACAGCATGCTTCCACTACGCTCTGGCACCTGctgtaaaacaaaaaagataagGTAGTAGATAAAATTTGGAGAACCACTAgcaatcagaattttaaaatggcTGCATTTACTTGTCACAGTGAATCAAAAACAATTTGTATCAGACTCAGCTGTTGATGACTTCTGGTTCAATGGGTCATGCAAGCTTGGGAAAGCTGGATCAGTTGAGAAAGCAGTGATAAAGTTACTGATGGGTCACTCTGTCACATGAATGCAGTATTAGCCGGGGAAGGTGGAGGGTCTGAGTTCTACAAAAGGGTTTCTTTCATCCTCAAGTAGATCATCTCTTTCTTACTGCTTCGACCAATGAGCAGATTTATTCAGCTTTAGAAACAGAGcaagaagggaagaaaataatGAACATGCTGGTGTCTTACCATTATTGTTCCTCCTGTTTGTGTTCTCAGAGGCCTCAGCACTTTCCTCTGAACAAGGAAATTTGGCATAAAAAGGACTGGCGGGATTTCTGTAATTGTAGCTACTACAAAGGACCactagaagaagaaaaggggaggaaaatGAATATCCAAATTTGACTGAAGATTAATTTCTGTCAACACACTTTATGCATGTCTACCCAAGtcccatttatttaattcaatgggATTTATCCCCAGTCAGCATCCATAGAATGATAGCCTACGTACATGAtccctttagaacagtgtttctcaaccctgggaacttagcttgaacttcaactcccaggattccctagctagtgctggctggggaattctgggagtcgaagtccacacagtttgaagttcccaaggttgagaaacaatgctttaAAACATAATCTAAATGTACtgactcagaagtaagtccaacTAAGTCAAACTGGGTTTACTCAGTAAGTGTGGCTGGTTATTCAAACGTAGCATTATTACTATTGCTATATGCAAaggaaaagcatttatttatttcaacaaagTGGATGACTGCAAAAAACGTCCGTGACATCCTGATAAAATGTCGATGAACAAACAAGAGGAGCAGATTAATGGCTGGATCCCTGAGGTGCCTGAGAAGATGACTTATGCTCCTGATTTTTCTCATGCATCCTTCCTCTTAGAGTAGTTTCTGTCTTAAAATCCTTGTCTGATTTGGGAAAATTCTCCCTTTTTCCTGCATCTCCCCTTGTTCCagagatgtgtgtgtttaagcatgtgtatatgtgagagagaaagtgtgtgtgtgtgtgtgtgtgtgtgtgaaagagaggtGTAATATACGTGGGGGAGGAGAAATGAAAAAAGGTTTCTTTACAGAAGCAGAAGGTGCCATACCTTTAATCGGTTCAAGTAATGTCTTGTGTGAACCACTAAGAGATCTTCCTCGGTTGCCTCTTGAGCCTTTACAATCAAGTCATCTGTGATTAGCTTTgcttctgaattaaaaaaaaataaatgggggAGGTGGTAATAaatgacacacacacaagatTCATTTTTTCAACACTATAAAAGACAAGccataatatttttcattttaggtAAGAAAACTTGTGCTGGATCAGATGAAAAGCCTGTCTAACCGTAGACGCTATTTTCAATCAGATCATTTGGGGAAGCCAGTTTCTCTCCACTTGTGTTCCACAGCAACTGATATTTGGAAGATGTTGCTTTTGGCACAGAAGGTAATGTTATGATAGCTACCCCCATGATTTAATTATGGGTTATGTGAACACGTATTTCTCTTCATCTGTTCTGAACCTTTCACTGCTCATATTTATTGGACAGGTATGCTGTTGCTGAATACTgtcctgagagagagaaagaaataaattATACCACCCATACTCTTTAACTACTTCTCCCTTATTCCCTCTTGCATTTTTTGAAGTTAAAAAGTATCCAGCATTGTCATCTTTTATTTAGCAGAAACCTTCTCTGACTGGAGGAGCCCTTAACAGAAGAGACACTCCAAAACCCTcaggaggagctgagggttttgaagaggactaagagacgtctagagcgctgcgggaggaagacaaagaccgaatccgaccgaacactggttagagccgctattaaggcctacctggtggtgataagagcggtgaagcgtcaatacttctccgctcttattgtgtctgcagaatgctgcccaacagccctacttaaaatcactcaatcccttttggggaaggtgggtgcagtgacccacctgcagggccgtgcagaggagttctcggagcatctgcaagacaaaattgctcggatccgctctacgctagactccaagtgtgaggcagggtctgtggagataccaagggatcgtacttaccacgttatctgggaacagtttgatcctgttggacccgaggaagtggacaggatcctccagacagtaaatgccaccacttgccaattagatccatgtccctcctggctggtgaaagcagctcgggaggtgacatgtggttgggtccaggcaatggttaatacatccttgagggagggggtgtttccagctgcctttaaggaagcactggtacaacccctcctcaagaaaccatcgttggaccctactgtactggataattttcatccagtctcccacctccccttttggggaaagtggttgagaaagtggtggcattacaactccagaggattctggaggaaacgggttatctagacccctttcagtcaggtttcaggccaggatatgggacagagacggcattggtcgcacttatggatgacctctggtgg
This window contains:
- the HDAC11 gene encoding histone deacetylase 11, producing the protein MPHRTELYQDTPSTCWPIVYSPDYNITFLGLEKLHPFDAGKWGKVINFLKEAKLITDDLIVKAQEATEEDLLVVHTRHYLNRLKWSFVVATITEIPPVLFMPNFLVQRKVLRPLRTQTGGTIMAGKLAIERGWAINIGGGFHHCSGDKGGGFCAYADISLAIKFLFERVEGVSRATIIDLDAHQGNGHERDFLEDRRVYIMDVYNRYIYPGDGLAKRAIKRKVELEWGTEDPEYLQKVKTHVEGALNEMRPDIIIFNAGTDILDGDPLGGLAISPEGIIERDEIVFRAARKHRIPILMVTSGGYQKRTARIIADSLLNLHHLGLIDQDLAAREAGSTKVELMIKERKQDQLTCQ